Proteins from one Pagrus major chromosome 1, Pma_NU_1.0 genomic window:
- the thumpd1 gene encoding THUMP domain-containing protein 1, whose product MSAVANDSRKRSKKRYVAGHNKRWKGSRELEVGMQGILITCNMNERKCTAEAFNLLNEYADQLFGPEKLQDNNGSSSEEEEADEEDVDVALKKEVAQLQASGAKRERRFQALESGANNVIFIKTHNLESDKLVHHILSDLHTTKKKKSRVILRMLPVTGTCKAFQEDMVKYLTTFLEPWFKTPNCGTYQIAFKARNSSHNKRDEIIKSIAGLVGKLNPKNKVDLTNPELTIIVEVIKAVCCLSVVKDYTVYRKYNVQEVVKEDTPKPDVTTVKKSDANAAEQKEEHDADETNKKEEKGEEDGGEEDGDKNGPQDKKEVDKGEGDGE is encoded by the exons ATGTCTGCCGTGGCAAACGACTCGAGGAAACGGAGCAAGAAGCGGTACGTAGCCGGCCACAACAAGCGATGGAAGGGCTCCCGGGAGCTGGAGGTGGGCATGCAGGGGATCCTCATCACATGCAACATGAACGAGAGGAAGTGCACAGCGGAGGCCTTCAACCTGCTCAATGAGTACGCAGACCAGCTCTTTGGGCCTGAGAAG CTCCAAGATAATAATGGGAGcagcagtgaagaagaggaggctgacGAGGAGGATGTCGATGTAGCGCTGAAGAAGGAGGTGGCACAGCTGCAGGCATCTGGAGCTAAACGGGAGAGACGCTTCCAGGCTCTGGAAAGTGGAGCAAACAATGTCATCTTCATCAAGACTCACAATCTGG AATCTGACAAGCTGGTTCATCACATCCTGTCTGATCTCCACACCACCAAGAAGAAAAAGTCACGCGTGATCCTTCGAATGCTACCA GTAACTGGCACATGCAAGGCCTTCCAGGAAGACATGGTGAAGTACCTGACCACCTTCCTGGAGCCTTGGTTCAAAACCCCAAACTGTGGTACCTACCAGATCGCCTTCAAGGCCCGCAACAGCAGCCACAACAAGCGAGATGAAATCATCAAATCAATTGCAG GCTTGGTGGGGAAGCTGAACCCGAAGAACAAGGTGGATTTGACCAACCCTGAACTGACGATCATTGTGGAGGTCATCAAGGCTGTGTGTTGCCTCAGTGTGGTTAAAGACTATACCGTGTATAGAAAGTACAATGTCCAGGAGGTAGTGAAAGAGGACACACCGAAGCCTGACGTGACCACAGTAAAAAAATCAGACGCAAATGCAGCTGAGCAGAAGGAGGAACACGATGCAGacgagacaaacaaaaaagaggagaaaggcGAGGAAGACGGCGGCGAGGAAGACGGTGACAAAAATGGGCCACAGGACAAAAAGGAAGTTGATAAGGGCGAAGGTGACGGAGAATAA
- the eri2 gene encoding ERI1 exoribonuclease 2: MTTKKLAKELGLLRQRSQSSNGSKRSLVSNQIFSYLIVIDFESTCWREKNNYSQEIIEFPAVLLNTSTGEVESEFHTYVQPQEHTVLSDFCTELTGITQMQVEAGIPLQICLSRFSRWLQNLQLNMGVVFTNTQQRPSATTASQKLCTFLTWSDWDLGVCLQYECKRKQLHKPDVLNSWIDLRSTYRLFYDRKPKGLNGALQDLGIQFSGREHSGLDDARNTAHLAARMMRDGCVMKITRSLVRTPLMAKPMFGNTTADNKKEKSNTNKEENILTTNNPSVSNNPPKSCQIKSGSGLIRRDSDPKDNVSSVQESVQICQSLISPKTLLNGTTTPLWGRSTTAKAVTNIPSLVMRNCPSSHNNNNNSLVLCSTTVGCLSKQPQTKQPSKTGEKVRLVEEEEGAELLVETEDRCGSYDDVVLECDDVISETERESDIDYVSDFDSGCHVWEEFDNRHSPGGQVTLRDKTRETVRADNNFKTQKMIIESSTSSLSTKKMKSHVHVSSHLDEIRQHSTISEPKTCFAVPKTPKSKLNQHKTGLKTSLRVQGRLSEPHNNAKTNTPLPFRHKPFMPEKTSTPNSSFAKPKAVITPHTNHRRTPQSSFTIYTDPGNASHTSSFNASKNVLSSLSTNTLSSRTNQSSFSVPMKGGQRVTSPLCGCGRRAKRQVVSNGGPNHGRGFYCCTVRRSGSGGRIQKGCEFFKWESALMKSSSVASPAVRSSVSLCQINSTRSCCPPPRSTIRKSY, encoded by the exons ATGACTACAAAGAAATTGGCAAA AGAATTAGGATTATTGAGGCAGCGGAGTCAGTCCTCTAATGGATCCAAGAGATCATTGGTATCTA aTCAAATATTTTCTTACTTGATTGTGATTGATTTTGAGTCCACTTGCTGGAGAGAGAAGAACAACTACAGCCAGGAAATCA TTGAGTTTCCTGCTGTTCTCCTGAACACATCCACAGGAGAGGTCGAGTCAGAGTTTCACACTTATGTTCAACCTCAAGAGCACACCGTTCTGTCCGACTTCTGCACTGAGCTGACCGGGATTACACAG ATGCAAGTTGAAGCAGGGATCCCCCTCCAGATCTGTCTTTCCCGGTTCAGCCGCTGGCTGCAAAACCTGCAGCTCAATATGGGTGTGGTCTTTACCAATACACAACAGAGACCTTCTGCAACTACAGCTTCTCAAAAATTGTGTACTTTCCTCACATGGTCAG ACTGGGATCTTGGAGTTTGTTTGCAATACGAGTGTAAACGCAAGCAGCTCCATAAACCTGATGTGCTCAACAGCTGGATAGACCTGAGAAGCACCTACAGG ctgtTTTACGACAGGAAACCCAAAGGCCTGAACGGGGCTCTACAAGATCTAGGAATACAGTTTTCGGGGAGAGAACATTCTG gtTTGGATGACGCCCGaaatacagctcatctggcagCGAGGATGATGAGGGATGGGTGTGTAATGAAGATCACTAGGAGCCTGGTGAGG ACCCCATTAATGGCCAAACCCATGTTTGGAAACACAACTGCAGacaacaagaaagaaaaatccaaCACCAATAAAGAGGAAAACATATTGACCACAAACAACCCCTCAGTATCCAACAATCCTCCCAAATCATGTCAAATAAAATCAGGGTCAGGCCTAATCAGAAGGGATTCTGATCCGAAGGACAACGTAAGTTCAGTTCAGGAATCTGTTCAAATCTGTCAAAGCCTGATCTCTCCAAAGACACTGCTGAATGGTACAACTACACCACTATGGGGGAGGTCAACTACAGCAAAGGCTGTTACTAATATTCCCTCTTTGGTGATGAGAAATTGTCCTTCATcacacaataataacaacaacagcctTGTTCTGTGTTCTACTACAGTGGGCTGCCTTTCAAAACAGCCTCAGACAAAACAGCCctcaaaaacaggagaaaaagtcagacttgtggaggaagaggaaggcgCAGAGCTGTTAGTGGAAACAGAGGACAGGTGTGGTTCATACGATGATGTGGTGTTGGAGTGTGACGATGTCATAAGTGAAACGGAGAGAGAATCTGACATCGATTATGTGTCAGATTTTGACAGTGGATGTCATGTGTGGGAAGAGTTTGATAATAGACATTCACCAGGTGGTCAGGTCACATTAAGGGACAAAACGAGAGAAACAGTGAGGGCTGACAACAACTTTAAAACTCAAAAGATGATCATTGAGTCATCAACATCTTCTCTCTCTACAAAAAAGATGAAATCCCATGTTCATGTGTCTAGTCACTTAGATGAGATCAGGCAGCATTCAACGATCTCGGAGCCCAAAACTTGTTTTGCTGTGCCTAAAACTCCAAAATCCAAACTGAACCAGCACAAAACAGGACTTAAAACCTCTCTACGAGTTCAAGGAAGGCTCAGCGAGCCTCATAATAatgctaaaacaaacacacccctTCCATTCAGGCACAAACCCTTCATGCCAGAAAAGACCTCCACCCCCAATTCCTCATTTGCCAAGCCCAAAGCGGTCATCACACCACACACAAATCACAGAAGGACTCCCCAATCTTCCTTTACCATCTACACTGACCCAGGAAACGCCTCCCATACCTCCTCTTTTAACGCCTCCAAGAATGTCCTCTCCTCTTTGTCAACCAACACACTCTCCTCACGCACCAATCAGTCCTCCTTTTCTGTACCAATGAAAGGAGGACAGAGGGTAACATCCCCGTTGTGTGGATGTGGGCGTCGTGCAAAGCGTCAGGTCGTATCAAACGGTGGTCCGAACCACGGGCGAGGGTTTTATTGTTGTACTGTTCGCCGGTCGGGCAGTGGAGGCAGGATCCAGAAGGGATGCGAGTTCTTTAAGTGGGAGTCGGCTCTGATGAAGAGCAGCTCAGTGGCCTCTCCTGCTGTCAGGTCATCTGTGTCACTCTGTCAGATCAACTCAACTCGGAGCTGTTGTCCACCCCCGAGGTCAACAATAAGAAAGAGCTATTAA